CCGCTCCAGCGTCGGGACGATACCCTTGGGGTACGACATAGCCCAGGGTAAGTCGGAGGGGACGCCGTAGTCTCCGTCCCCGGCCAGTTGTCAACCGGCCCGGCCGAAGACGTAGCCCAACGCGATGGCCGGCGCCAGCGCGTCCCCGTACGGCCCGAGTTTCTGCTTGCGGACCTTCAGGAGGATGATTACGGCCAGCGCGCCGCCGATAAAGCCGCCGTACCAGGTGAAGCCGTAGCGCGACCAGAGTATCCCCACCGGGTCCGTCACGAATACGTCCCAGTACTCGAGCGCGTAGTTGATACGGGCGCCGACGAGGCTGCCTATTATCGAGACCACCAGCAACTCTGAGCTTAGTTTAAGCTGGAGGCCCCGGCGCTTGGCCTCCGCGCGGAAGACGAAGTAGGCCGCGAGAAAACCGAGCGCGGCCATCAAGCCGAAGGTCCCTAACTCGAGCGGGCCGATCTTGAAGAGGGTGGGCCACACGGCCGGAATAGTAACACGACCGGGCCGCGATGACAAGCTAACTGCTTAGTACGTTTTTGCCTTCACGCGTTATGTTTTTTGTGTAAGAATGGAGTTAGCGGCGACGGAGGCGCCGCGTCGTTATGTCGTATATCTATATGAAGATACTGGAGCTTATCCCGGAGGAATACGACCGGGGCGTCAAGAAGTTCGCCGCCACGGATTTCGAGGCCTTGCGCGACGACATGGCGGCGTCGGTGGGCCCGGGCGACCGCGTCCTCGACGTCGGCTGCGGCCCGGGCACCTTCGCGCTGCTCGCGGCCAGCCGGGGCGCCCGCGTCACCGGTTGGGACCGCAGCGCCGACATGGTCACGTTCGCCACCGGCAAGGCCGTGGAGCTCGAGCTGGCCGACAACGTCGAATTCGAGGTCCGCGACGCGCCGACCGCCCCGCTCGAGCGCGAGTCGTACGACGCGGTGGTTATGTCGCTCGCGCTCTCCGAGATGCGCGGCGCCGAGCAGCTCGCTACCCTCGAGGGTGCCCGGCACATGCTTCGGCCGGGGGGCAAGCTCGTAATCGTGGACGAGGCGCCGCCGCGGCGGCCACTGCGCCGCGCCTGGTATTATTTTAAACGGTTCTGGCTCAAGCTGGTCGTGTACGTCGTCGCCCGGGCCGTGACGCGGCCTCTTAAAGACCTGCCGGCAACCGTCGCCGGTCGCGGCTTCACGGTGACGCGAGAGGAGTACTTCGAGGGCGGCGCGCTGCTGTACCTGGTCGCCGAGAAGGACGCGACCCGGGCCGCTCCCGAAATCGCGGCCGTTTCGACGACGTTGACGTTGGGTGACCGCCTCGCGAACCTGGCCGCCTACTGCTCGCTCTATATGACGTTCCTGCGGGCCGAGCCGGGCCTTTATCGGGTGGGGGAGCCGGGGCCCGCGGCGCCGCTCCTGGTGACGGCCAGCTTCACGCTGACGTTCAACCTGGTGCGGCGGGCGCTCGCGGGGATGGACGCGTACGTGCTGGTTATCGATACGCGCGGCATAAATGTATGGTGCGCCGCCGGCGCCGGCAAGTTCGACGCCCGGGAGGTGGCGCTCTCGCATCGGGCGTTCCGCGTGGCGGAGGTGCCGCATCGCGAACCGGCGGTCTTGCCCAAGCTCGCGGCCACCGGCGTCTCCAGGCCCGAGCTGGAGGAGGTTTACGGCGTCGCCGCGGCCTACGGGCCGGTATACGTCTGCGACGTGCCGGCGTACGTCGCCGCCGGCTACCGCAAGAAGGCCGCGATGAACCGCGTCGACTGGGGCCTGGCGAAGCGGCTGGAGGTTACGTGGTTCTTCGCGCTGATGAACGCGGCGTTGGTGGCGCTGCCGCTGGCCGTTTTCCATAAGCTATATTCGCCTTTAGCGGTGGCCGCCGTCGCGGCGATATCGCTCGTAATCGGCGTGCTCTTCCCGTGGCTGCCGACGCGGCTTTATTCCATAAAGGGCCTGGCCGCGGCGGCGCTGGCGGCCGTACCCCTCTTGGCGTATAAATGGCTCGCCGGCGCCGGGGGCTCGAGCCTCGCGGCGTGGGCGGCGTTCCTGGCGTTCGCGGGGGTCCTGTTGGGCCTCGAGTTCTCGGGGAATACGTCGGTCTCGAGCCCGTCGCAGGTCCGGCAGGAGTTCAAGCCGGGGCTGGTGGCGCTCGCGGCGCTGGCGTTGGCCTTTGTATTACTAATCGTGTTATAATATAGGCGATGATCACGTACGAGCGCGATAAGTGTATCAGATGCGGGACCTGTTTCGACGTGTGCCCGCAGCTCACGATCGACTGGGGCTCGGACGGCTTCCCGGTCCAGGCGCGGCCGCAGGACTGCATGGAGTGCGGCGCCTGCGCGAAGAACTGTCCGGCGGGGGCGATACACGTCGAGGCCGGCGTCGGCTGCTTCGGCGCGCTGGTCAACGAGACGCTGTTCGGGAAGAAGGCCGGCTGCGGTTGAGGGCCGAAAGAGGCCTGAGAGCCGGCCGGAAAACAATAATGAAAAACGCCGCCCTAAGGGGCGGCGTTCTTGTACCTAAATTTGTAGCGCTTTCGCGTATTCGTACGTAATAATTTCGCCGTCTTTCGTATCTACGTAACCTTCTTCTTTATGAGAAAAGTCGGTTAGCTTCTTGGCGCTCCAACGGCCAAGGTGTTCTTTAATCTCCGCTAGTATTTTAAGTTCCGAGGGTTCGAAGATAACGAGGTCCGGTCGTATTTTAGGTTTCAATATTTTAACGGGGTATTCACCGTGGAAAACCTCGTCTTCTTCTATGGCGCCATCTCTTACTAGAGTACCGAAAATCAAAGCGTAGTCATTTAACGCGAAGCCGTAAGGTAGGTGGGCATACCTAGCCCCCGTTATGGAAGTAGCGTATTCCTTGAAGTGCTTAAAGTCCGCGTAGAATAGGAGTTTATTTAACGCGGTCTCGGTTATACCTCCTTTGCATAGATAAAGGATAGCGGCGTAAAGCTTATTAAGGTCGAGTTTTTTGAAGCCGCTAAGCCAAGAGGGTCCGTAGTCCGCGAGATGTTCATTAAAGAAATTTTCGAAAGAACACGAACGGAAATCCCCTTCTTTTAGGCTTTCTATTAAACGTTCCCTTTTGCTAGGGAGCATCGCTCCGGGTGTCTTGTCTAAAAGTAGAGACAAGTTCGCCGGTTCCGCAATAAGTTGAAGTTGCTTATCGTGTGCTTCGTCTTGAAGCGCGCCGTTCTCGTAGCGGCTTATTGTTGCCGCCCCCCAACCCAAGAGTTTGCTTAGCTCGGCTTGCGTTAAACCGTATTCCGAACGTAGGTTTTTTATCTCCTCAGGTTGGAGCAGTTTATGTCTCCGCCGGTATTCGCGGTATGCGTCGTCTAAGTGGTCCCGAGGGGATTTCGGGCCGTAGAAATCACCGCCGCATTCTAGGCATTTGAAGTATTCGTTATGTACGCGTATTTTTTCACCGCGTACTATTACCTCTTCTTCGCACCGGACTATTTCTAAGTCCGTTTCTTTCTCGCAGTAAGGGCATAAACCTTTCATCGTAGCCGCTCCTCCTTGCCTTCTCCATTGCCGTTAACCTGTTAACGGCCCCGCGCCGTTCTCGGCTTGATCTGCCGAGGCGAGCTGCTCCATAAAAAATGGCTACGATAATATATATATAAAAACCCGTGCCGAATATTAAAATCCGGGAAAGGGGTTTGGGGCAGCCACGTTTTTGATTATTCAGCATAAGGGTATTTTATCGGCCTTTCGGCGATATGAAAAGATAAGCATTTCGCTATTCTACCGATATCGGCAGCGCTGACTTTAAGCTTTATATAGACTTCCTTCCCGTATATA
This genomic stretch from bacterium harbors:
- a CDS encoding ferredoxin family protein, translated to MITYERDKCIRCGTCFDVCPQLTIDWGSDGFPVQARPQDCMECGACAKNCPAGAIHVEAGVGCFGALVNETLFGKKAGCG
- a CDS encoding type II TA system antitoxin MqsA family protein; translated protein: MKGLCPYCEKETDLEIVRCEEEVIVRGEKIRVHNEYFKCLECGGDFYGPKSPRDHLDDAYREYRRRHKLLQPEEIKNLRSEYGLTQAELSKLLGWGAATISRYENGALQDEAHDKQLQLIAEPANLSLLLDKTPGAMLPSKRERLIESLKEGDFRSCSFENFFNEHLADYGPSWLSGFKKLDLNKLYAAILYLCKGGITETALNKLLFYADFKHFKEYATSITGARYAHLPYGFALNDYALIFGTLVRDGAIEEDEVFHGEYPVKILKPKIRPDLVIFEPSELKILAEIKEHLGRWSAKKLTDFSHKEEGYVDTKDGEIITYEYAKALQI
- the cpaM gene encoding corrinoid protein-associated methyltransferase CpaM, whose protein sequence is MSYIYMKILELIPEEYDRGVKKFAATDFEALRDDMAASVGPGDRVLDVGCGPGTFALLAASRGARVTGWDRSADMVTFATGKAVELELADNVEFEVRDAPTAPLERESYDAVVMSLALSEMRGAEQLATLEGARHMLRPGGKLVIVDEAPPRRPLRRAWYYFKRFWLKLVVYVVARAVTRPLKDLPATVAGRGFTVTREEYFEGGALLYLVAEKDATRAAPEIAAVSTTLTLGDRLANLAAYCSLYMTFLRAEPGLYRVGEPGPAAPLLVTASFTLTFNLVRRALAGMDAYVLVIDTRGINVWCAAGAGKFDAREVALSHRAFRVAEVPHREPAVLPKLAATGVSRPELEEVYGVAAAYGPVYVCDVPAYVAAGYRKKAAMNRVDWGLAKRLEVTWFFALMNAALVALPLAVFHKLYSPLAVAAVAAISLVIGVLFPWLPTRLYSIKGLAAAALAAVPLLAYKWLAGAGGSSLAAWAAFLAFAGVLLGLEFSGNTSVSSPSQVRQEFKPGLVALAALALAFVLLIVL